The Bombus huntii isolate Logan2020A chromosome 2, iyBomHunt1.1, whole genome shotgun sequence genomic interval TTGTAAGATTCGAAAGGACCGTAATAACCATGGAGAGTACGACTGTTGACCTACCTATGGATTGCGTAAAATTACAGTTTACATCGTAACGAGAGAAAGGATACATCTGTGCAAGTTGTTTCAGATTCAGCTTTATCTTAGATCCGATACTATTTTATATAAGATAGAGCAACATTTTCCTCATCTATAGCAATGATGTATCGATTATCaatatcgtttaatttatttaaagaagATGAATTAATTTTGTAGCTTTTTGTAGCAACTAATATTAATCAAATTTGATAATTTGttcatattttgaaatttctattaatcGTCGAGATAGTTAAGATGTAGCGAATCAATGGACGAACATTCTTACTTTTGTATTACTCGagtgaaatgaaaatttcttaattgaaattaaaacgaATTTCATTCTTTGATCGTAATACTTTTCGGTACTTTCTTTTTTCAGAGAGCAATACCTCTTTAACGTTTTCGAGGTTATAGTTTCGACTTTGGAATCAAAATTACAGCGCATTGAAAATTTGGACAAAGCGGTGGAACACTTGATGAGAAGAGTGGAAGCTTTGGATTCACGCGTGAATGATAATATCGATAAAACCGATGCAGTTATTACAAAGCTACGAACATTAGATCTAAAACTTTTCAATTCTCAtcaaattgaattttcttcaACTGAATCTGCATACTCGACAAGAAGGAGCGATGATAAAAACGACAGTGAAATCAGAAGCggtacgtatgtatgtatgtacataaaatGCTGATACGTAAAAACAGAAATTCGTTAACAGACGTATCtatagaagaagaaaagaaaaaaaaaaagaaaaaaatattggacTGATCGAATCGGTTAGAACAAACATGGATCGCAACTACAAATTGTCGTTTGAATTGTATTACATTTACAGTCGGTTTTCTTTTATCTATATCGTTTACTTAACAATCGTATTTACGTGTATTTTATAGGTATGCATACATATACCTACATATGTACACACGTATACAAGCCTGCTTTCCCTGTATTTCCCCCCTCCCCTCCCCCCGCCCCGccctttttcgttttcttcgtcttttttccatacttttatctttttgctgatgcttcttcttcttttctttctacgTTTGCTATTCGCTGTTCAACTTTATCGTATAAATTGGCATTTATTTGGCAAAACAGGTTCGAAATTACAAGCAATCCATCAGAAGCGAGAAAATCCATCAACATCCGATGTCACTCTTGGTGAAAAATTATTGTCACTTGATCAAAAAGTATCGGATATAGATAATAAATTGATCGATTTGAAACATCAATTGGATAATAACTTGTTACAAAATGACGACATAAATGCCGAAGCCAGCGAAAAAAAGCCAGTCAGTATGAGCGTAATCGAAATCACTAAAGCGATGAGTAACGAAGTAATAAATCACATTACGATCGAGATAGAAAATTTAAGGCAAGCGACCAACAATATGGACAGAAAGTTACAGTTTCACGTAAACTTGGTTTCCGATCGTTTGGGAACTATTTACAACATGATGAGTGACGTGCACGATGCGATATTAGTGAGAGGAAGTACGAACGGTCGACCGGCGTTCAACGttacaacaacaacaacaacaactaCCGAGCCGCCACCACCAAGGCAGAGTAAAATCGATCGACTCGTCGAACAAATATATCCAATGTTGACTGTATCGGAGAAAATGGACGAAGTCTGGAACGTCGTGGTAAGCTGAGAAGATGTGGCACAATTGTTAATTTCACTGTTTACCGGCCGTGTTAATCACGTTGTATGACCGCATGCACTTGTCCACTTGACGGCATTCCATATAGATAGGTATGTATACTTTTTTCGACAGGTTGGCACGAAAAGTTCCGTGGACGATCTCTTGCCAAAATCCGATGAATTACTTACACAAACGCAAAGACAAGAAAGAGCGATCAGTGAAATTCATGCGGATTTAAGATCGAAAACGAATAAGATTATCGAAAATTTAGAAGGAGTGGAGAATAGACTTCGAAAGCAGGAGGACGATGTAGCCAGCCTTGCTCAGCGTCCAATACCTGCGGAATTGCTGCTGGATCCCACGATCGATCGCCTTGTCGAATACGACTCCAATAGGTTAGTTTTCcttctttgatattttattcgtttgcTTTTATTATCATACACCATGTTacgaaataatatagaaaCCGAAGGCATTTACGACGTTGTCAGTTCCATTCCATTTTTCGAGAAACAATCTTTTCTCTCTAATAATAACAGACAATGTACATACGTATCTCTATCTTTATCTGTTTGCTTTGTTCCGTTCGATGAAAAGAAATCTTTCGTTTCGTGTAATGTGAAAGAATCGTATTTCGAGTTGATTGCATCTGTTGTtagtaaatattcaaatatattattatacataggTATATGATGCGTGAAAGAACGGTGTAAAAGAATattagtaaataaataaataaataaataaataaataaataaataaatagataaataaataaatgtagaaAGTGTAGCAACAATATACTACGTTCAACTAACGAGACACCATTATTACATTGCTATGTAATCAATATGTTTCATGTAGAACGAATTTCTTTCGATTCACAGATACGTTGGACTCTCTGATGACATTGCAGTTGAAACAACCGTTTCACCGGTCAATCCGACTACCATCGTTTCGTCTGTGTCGATGTCCATGTCTTCCTCGACCTCGTCGAACGCCGTATCGAtcaataatttcattaattcaaGCAATATAGCTGGTTCCACTAATTTCTCCAACTCGACAGCCAGTCCTTCGATAGGCCCGCCATTATCCCCGAGTTCGCAGCGATCATCGTCTAAAAATCGTGGTGTTATATTTCCAAGTGTCAAAAACAAACCAAGTCCAGCAAATTCGACCTTTACCACCGATGCATTCCTTAATTACAAAGATGTTAAGGTAATAAACAACAAAAACATTCTCAACCCGTACCAATTAACGTCACTGGTAATCGGCACCGTTCAAACGAATTAGAAACAGTCTTTAtatagtattttatatctttctcaTTTCTTCTTTGGTTTTTAACCAACCAAAGTGGAATAATCGATATACTGCATAACTTTTATGCAAAcatacttttttctttcttcctctctcttttctaTAGTTTAGTTACCTTGTAAGACCCTGTAAGCGAATAAGCAAACGAACACGATGAaacggaagaagaagagagagagagagagagagagagagagagagagagtaaaCGTAACACAACGCTGCTGTATTTCTATGTGAAGAATGTGTAGACAAGGGGAGGCCCGATTACTACGGAAGAGGAGGGATTGTGTAGGCAGGGGGAAGGGGGGAGGGGTCGGGGAGAGAATCCTAAACATATGCATTTTATCGTGCATAAACATACACAGTATAGTTAAATCACTTATAGAATACACGACATGCCCCCACGTATATGCCCACCTTCTTTCACGTACATATCGTATGTGCTATAACACAAAGAAATGTTtagatttgaaaaatttattaccTAATACATCGATTAACATTCTGAATGTTTCGTTTAGACGGTCATTTTAAAGTTGCTCGTAATTACTCGTCTCGTCAAACTGTAAATAACACACAAAGTCGAATACGGCTCGTAAAAAGTCTCTGTCGGTGAAATTTTGATTAATCCTTCCTTTATGGGAATTTTGAAAATCTATACCATATTTCcagaagaaataaaaggaaagaaagaaaagtagtttttatatgtatcaTATAACAATATTTGTAGGAAGAGAGAAAACTACTAATCTATGTACGTAATATGTAACAGAGTGAAAAATCTACgcaagaaaaagaaagcgttattccatattaTCAATGCTTACAATACACGATAATACATGtacatattgtttaacgttacagGGCTATTCATGTGTTGATTTGTTAAATGCTGGCATGAGAGATAGCGGTGTCTATTATCTTCAAATTCGTGGAACAACCTATTGGTTTCTCAAGGTTTATTGCGAGCAGGATATCGCCGAAGGAGGTTGGACGGTAAAACAGAGATTCGTCCAAATactataatatgtatatacgcgTGTGCATCATGCATCGAGATAGAACCGGTGTGATAGAACGGGTTTCTttccaaaaaaatatatttcgcaATGTAGAATCAATGTAGAATCAATGTAGAATCGATAGCTTATACTATTAGGTCGTTACAGAAAAAGAATAACTGTGCGTACAATAAACAACCGCGTTCGTTggtaaaagatatttaatctTCCTACTTCTTTTATCTCATAATTCGAAAAAGAATTTCCACTTTTCCCTAGGTTATTCAAAGAAGAGACGATTTCGGCGAGCCAAGAGAAAATTTCAATCGTGATTGGGCTGATTATAAAAACGGTTTCGGTGATCCTGCCCGAGAGTTTTGGCTTGGCAACGAAAACATATACATGTTAACTAACAACGAAGATTACATGCTTCGGGTGGAACTCGAAGATTTCGAAGGTAACAAAAGGTaagaaatatcaaaattacaATTGTAACTGATTTTGGATGCAAAGTTCGGACGCTTTAATGTCTGTGTAGAATAGATCGGAGAGGATTTCAAAGACGATTTTCTCTATACATTTAAGATATAGAACGTTTCGGAACATTCGTATACCCGTGCGCagacaaaaattatatatgtatgtactttCGTTTAGGTACGCACAGTACTCTCACTTCAAAATCTATTCAGAAggagaatattataaattggagaTTGACGGTTACGACGGAAATGCCGGTGACTCATTAAACGATCCATGGTACGGTTCGAACAATAGTCCGTTTTCCACGTACAACAGGTAACACGTTATTTCTTCATTAGAATGTTAGAATGCATGAAATGACAATTTCGGTTATGTGAAAGCATAGAGCAAAAAGCAATGAAGAACGGATAATATCGGATAGATTAATCGTAATAAGAGTCAACTATTCGTTCGAgacgatatttcatttcacACAGGGACAACGATAGGTCATCGTTGAACTGCGCTTCCATGCTAAAAGGCGGATGGTGGTGGAAATCGTGTGGACGAGGATTAAACGGTCTTTATTTGAACGATCCTCAGGATTTAACCGCTCGACAAGGTATGATTGCTTACAAAATAATGTCGTCACGTACAACCAGCCATTCGTGTTTCGTATTATCCGTTTAACGACAAAAGACAATTCTTCCTTtctgttatttaataaaaggCATCGTATGGTTCCGTTGGAGAGGTTGGGATTATACTTTGAAACGTGCCACGATGATGATTAAACCAAAAGGACCAACAACAGCAATGATATAGAcgattataacgatataacaacaacaacaacaacaacaacaacaatagaaaaatgttttctaGAAGACGCTACGTCCGTAATGCTCGGTACGATAACGGATGGCGTCGTTTATCAGTTaccaaatatacatatacacgtgTAAGGATGTTTGGAAATGTCGAATGAGAAAATAATCTTTTACCGATTATCTGTTctccattttttttattaaatacatttttgtttcttaCTTGCTTCGACCCCGTTCTAATCAATAATTGAAAACGTACAAAACGATTCGTGTAAATTTTCCTTAAactgaagaaattaaaaatatatgcgcattatatatgtatatgtgaaGAATGGGCGATATAAAGTACGAACTCCCTATGATCATGTGTTTTATTCtatttcatatatatgtagtatcgtggaaaaaAAGTCTGTGGCGGCATTTGATAACAAATACCATCATTCGACACtaactagtgtcggacgacggcagcgcagtggttttagtgccttaggttacgaacgttcggaacccgggttcgaatcccggcgaccggagtccgatttttcttccacgatacAAAAGTGAGAAGACCGTACCCAGCTGTACCCAGcaacgacatctacagccttaagtattccgatattacatatatatatctgtaTAACATGTATtcgatttatatatatattgtaacaTTTCTTTAGTTTATATCCATATTTTATATGgatagaatttcaaatatgaATTACAATTCACCCTTTTCTTTCCCCTCAACAGCTGGATCTAAAAAAATATCGAACGTTTgcaagatattaaaatattatcgaaTCAGTCGGTATTggtattattatcatcatcatcatcatcatcatcacgTTTTAGCGTTGCTCGCTCGTTAAATTTTAGTCCTAACCAAACACCGATCCCTCTTGCGGTTAATcatctatatatacatatatatgaaatacaaGCAACtcgtaatttaaaataaaaatataaaaacaaaattcaattttctaccgtaatatttttcatttatattgttataatattatatcgtattacgttacattatGTTATAGACCaagattttaatttacaaatcctgctaattttttaaaaaaaattttccaatggatattatttatttatttctttatacttAACGAGGCTAATGATgatgataaaatattcattgttTCTACAATTTATGCTGTTTATGAAGTTATATGTTCTCTTAAACCACGCAATGTTCCCATTGGTACctacaaaaaaagaaaggaaaaaagaaaaattattatgtaactaataataataagatgAAATTCACATTCACTTATATTCTATTTTaactatctatctatctatttatctatctatGTTATAAAATACTTTCTCTCAAGTTGTTGTACCTGATGATAATTCGTTACGGTAATTGTGTAACTAAATTTGCCAAGcaattacagaaatatatgtcggagatgaaagaacaccggagcctttggaattttggataatcccgcaatattgtaacctagagtctactatagctgtaattgaacaattgtagttattcaatccgattgtaattgttcgagagttgtgataatgagcttgggctcgaggcgacagtcagtcgccgaacgtagccgcggtcacgggatgaacgctttgtctaacaaaggcatggagtaattctatagctctccttaaaaaggaaatagttgtaacactcgacagtaaacgttccaacggtctctgtcccgtaaCTCGCCAcatgcagaccctattcttcgagtaagatgattgccagatgtcgatgcgtctccgcagtacatgttcggctagcccgagggcccgttataaatcttaaggtttagttaactaaagtccttcaaacagacaaacagtctttgtctcaactacgggaagataggggcgacatatttttcaacgagcggcgtctcccactagcaactttccctcgagggcggctagcatctttttctaaccaccgatatggagattgaccaattagcagcaacgccaatttcccttactttctgaacgaaggcttttctcgacaaatccgatgatctcgtgtccttagacacagcccattatagttttcctctgtggcatgatcgggacgggaaagacattctcgctcgcgatctcattgatgaaaggagtaactctttacgatcagtgaatattgcgcgtccgacttagattttgtgagtacgttcatctatcatcccgtcgaccgcggattcgttattgaacctaggatcattgtcattagtttctcgagtacctaactaccgcggttacttgtccggttctataataatcgtatttgcactagtcaatgtcttctctattgcataacgacaacgtgtaacccaaacgaagattcgtttcacgcccctaatcctaattctaatgtaaacccgacatataatATACGATATTAGAGATGTTTAAGTACTATTATTTTGCCACGTCTGTAAGAAACTTTTTTTACTTACTTACCTTGCATAGTATCATAAAGAATCATAAGAGATCCCTCTCTGGCATCGAGAGCCTTACAACGATATTATCATCATctttcatattattttcatttttatcaccATCATCATTATCAGCAAGAAGATGATGCCTTGGAGTATGGCGGAAGAATATTCTCTGCAACGCtttctaaattaaatattttgtacgcGCACCATGGTAAGGACTTACTCTGTTGTTGTTACAAAACCAACATAACCACGACATTCAAGGTAACTAATCAACTAACTATTCTTTCACCGGCAAATCCAACAGTCATCTATCAAAGTTCCTCGTGGTAGATCATACTCTAAGGTACATTGTTCTATCGTTTggcaaattattattattattattattattattattattattattattattattattattattattattattaggtATGGATACTTggcaaaatttaaaattgcaCGAATCGAGTCGTCTTTGGAAAACCATCGAAGGAACCCAAGCGaagctttcttttcttcgagtTGTTGCATTTTGGATCGACATTctggaatttttaaattattctttcTTAAATCTACCTATGTTATCTGttagtaaattttattgatatttaaaaaaatttataataataataataaatgtagtagttgttatatatattttatttgggTTTGAAATACCTGCTTCCTCCTCCTACCATTCTGAGTGAATCTTCCCAAGGTATTCTTTTTCAAGAGCGTGCGCGTTCTTCGATTGTAACCAATTTCCCAAGGATTTAGAAAATCTAGCTTTGTATAAAAGtgaatatgaaataataatgataataggTTGAAATGAATTGTCCAAGTATATAacataacaacaacaacaagaacaataacaataatagaaataataataataatagaaaatttatttgtaaaaagaGACAAACTTTTGGGACATAACCTCACAATTCAGTATTCAGATTGGCTTTCACAATCTCATGTTCAATTTTGGGAGAGAACACAAGATCTTATTTTCTTGCAACCGCAAGATCGCATTGTTTCCATTCTTTAATAAGTAACAAAGAATGTagctaaatatttatttcgaacTATATTCATATGTACACACGTATGCATATTATAGGCACATAGTACGTGAAAGACGGTGAACTAGAGGACTATGTCGATGCGATTGCGTATGAAGGGCAATACGTTGATTGGCTCTTCTATACGTATTAAGTTTATTCGAAATTACCAGAATAGTTTACTATCGACTACGGgcttgtcacgtaatttttagggttggttggtgaaaataaaatatagttgagtcgtaacacaactattaactttgttttaatcaacctttattatgaattcagcaatcacaatgtaacacgcactgaattaacataaatcacaattcactccaaccacgttatgtaagacttagttacaacaatacattaagtacgcgacttataagggtagagaccgatatagatatgttgactattctaaggtcTATTCtataagtgaagttttactgacgatactgtgtctgaggaaagctaggggtgggtgtgtctaaggacacgggactatcggatttgttgatg includes:
- the LOC126873283 gene encoding angiopoietin-2, translated to MREAVVLATCLLGIVFAGSPRLPRTSADERNTRNVSNNGGNVTGNTIPIPSRNSQRNREQYLFNVFEVIVSTLESKLQRIENLDKAVEHLMRRVEALDSRVNDNIDKTDAVITKLRTLDLKLFNSHQIEFSSTESAYSTRRSDDKNDSEIRSGSKLQAIHQKRENPSTSDVTLGEKLLSLDQKVSDIDNKLIDLKHQLDNNLLQNDDINAEASEKKPVSMSVIEITKAMSNEVINHITIEIENLRQATNNMDRKLQFHVNLVSDRLGTIYNMMSDVHDAILVRGSTNGRPAFNVTTTTTTTTEPPPPRQSKIDRLVEQIYPMLTVSEKMDEVWNVVVGTKSSVDDLLPKSDELLTQTQRQERAISEIHADLRSKTNKIIENLEGVENRLRKQEDDVASLAQRPIPAELLLDPTIDRLVEYDSNRYVGLSDDIAVETTVSPVNPTTIVSSVSMSMSSSTSSNAVSINNFINSSNIAGSTNFSNSTASPSIGPPLSPSSQRSSSKNRGVIFPSVKNKPSPANSTFTTDAFLNYKDVKGYSCVDLLNAGMRDSGVYYLQIRGTTYWFLKVYCEQDIAEGGWTVIQRRDDFGEPRENFNRDWADYKNGFGDPAREFWLGNENIYMLTNNEDYMLRVELEDFEGNKRYAQYSHFKIYSEGEYYKLEIDGYDGNAGDSLNDPWYGSNNSPFSTYNRDNDRSSLNCASMLKGGWWWKSCGRGLNGLYLNDPQDLTARQGIVWFRWRGWDYTLKRATMMIKPKGPTTAMI